One genomic segment of Ctenopharyngodon idella isolate HZGC_01 chromosome 7, HZGC01, whole genome shotgun sequence includes these proteins:
- the rwdd gene encoding RWD domain-containing protein 4 yields MTANEDQEMELEALRSIYEGDDCFKELSSVSFQYRVGDLDDIKSFLLEVSWPENYPETAPHISLDAFFNNRISLETKQYILSKMSEQVEANLGTAMVYTLFEWAKENQETLMENHQPVTSAVTLISNSDVMNNSTSVSKKKKEKKEQLTKAQKRKLIGRTDNKGELPRGWNWVDVVKLSKTGGKEED; encoded by the exons ATGACTGCCAATGAAGACCAGGAG ATGGAGTTGGAGGCTCTGCGCTCAATCTATGAAGGAGATgactgctttaaagagctcagcTCTGTTTCTTTCCAGTACAGG gTAGGAGATCTTGATGACATTAAATCCTTCCTGCTGGAAGTGTCTTGGCCAGAGAACTATCCTGAAACTGCACCGCACATATCATTAGATGCTTTTTTCAACAACAGAAT ATCGCTGGAGACAAAACAGTACATTCTCTCCAAGATGAGTGAACAGGTGGAAGCCAACCTTGGCACTGCCATGGTGTACACGCTTTTTGAGTGGGCCAAAGAGAACCAGGAAACACTCATGGAAAACCACCAGCCCGTGACATCCGCTGTG ACCTTGATATCCAACAGCGATGTCATGAATAATTCCACCTCAGTCAGTAAGAAGAAGAAGGAGAAGAAAGAGCAACTAACCAAAGCACAGAAGAGGAAACTAATTGGAAGAACAG ATAATAAGGGTGAACTACCAAGAGGTTGGAACTGGGTAGACGTTGTTAAG CTGAGCAAAACTGGAGGAAAAGAAGAAGATTAG